In a single window of the Rhodamnia argentea isolate NSW1041297 chromosome 2, ASM2092103v1, whole genome shotgun sequence genome:
- the LOC115734834 gene encoding methyltransferase N6AMT1 gives MSCRVAQIHKVSSHPEVYEPCDDSFALVDALLADRTNLLEHKPTLCLELGCGSGYVITSLALMLGEVPGVHYIATDINHDAVRVTRETLQAHNVHADVIATDLASGLDTRLAGLVDVIVVNPPYVPTPEDEVGRDGITSAWAGGVDGRTVIDRILPVVDKLLSGRGWLYMVTLTTNNPLQICRQMKARGYASRIVVQRSTEEESLHIIKFWQDSGDQTCKRETTTPKKTAGGKVMDSVLSQMHRLPFWKKDEGND, from the coding sequence ATGTCTTGCAGAGTTGCCCAAATCCACAAGGTGAGCTCTCACCCTGAAGTTTACGAGCCATGCGACGATTCATTTGCTTTAGTTGATGCCTTGCTAGCTGACCGCACTAATCTGTTGGAGCACAAACCAACTCTCTGCCTTGAACTTGGGTGCGGTAGTGGATATGTTATTACTTCTCTGGCACTTATGCTTGGAGAAGTGCCTGGAGTACACTATATTGCCACGGATATCAACCATGATGCAGTGAGAGTTACCCGTGAAACATTGCAAGCACACAATGTTCATGCTGATGTGATAGCCACTGATCTTGCATCAGGATTAGACACCCGTCTGGCCGGTTTGGTCGATGTAATTGTTGTGAACCCACCTTATGTTCCAACTCCTGAAGACGAAGTTGGGCGGGACGGCATTACCTCCGCGTGGGCAGGGGGTGTTGATGGCCGAACTGTTATCGACAGAATATTGCCCGTCGTGGATAAACTTTTGTCAGGTAGAGGTTGGTTGTATATGGTCACTCTCACCACCAACAATCCGTTGCAGATATGCCGCCAAATGAAAGCGAGAGGCTATGCCTCTAGGATAGTCGTTCAGAGGTCAACAGAAGAGGAAAGCCTTCACATCATCAAGTTCTGGCAAGATTCGGGAGATCAAACGTGTAAAAGGGAAACGACAACACCGAAGAAGACGGCCGGTGGTAAGGTCATGGATTCTGTACTCTCACAAATGCATCGATTGCCGTTCTGGAAGAAAGATGAAGGCAATGACTGA
- the LOC115734855 gene encoding uncharacterized protein LOC115734855 isoform X1, which translates to MEAANRALASLTKVANNDIVIDVCLVGAFAALCGRSVHQQKYIEALEAEKDSLVKSNKATKKAMWDWKQQLFAEAASDSALLPLANLKVIYGEAPAPQPAGNTVGEDAKSPASKFVI; encoded by the exons ATGGAGGCGGCGAACAGGGCGTTGGCCTCTCTCACGAAAGTTGCGAACAACGACATCGTCATCGACGTGTGCTTGGTGGGCGCCTTCGCGGCCCTGTGCGGGAGATCGGTGCACCAGCAGAAGTACATCGAGGCCCTCGAGGCCGAGAAGGACTCGCTCGTCAAGTCGAACAAGGCCACGAAGAAGGCCATGTGGGATTGGAAGCAGCAGCTGTTCGCGGAAGCCGCCTCCGATTCTGCTCTCCTTCCTCTTGCCAACCTCAAGGTCATCTACGGCGAAGCCCCGGCTCCGCAACCCG CAGGAAATACAGTGGGAGAAGATGCAAAATCCCCTGCCTCCAAGTTTGTCATCTGA
- the LOC115734855 gene encoding uncharacterized protein LOC115734855 isoform X3 — MEAANRALASLTKVANNDIVIDVCLVGAFAALCGRSVHQQKYIEALEAEKDSLVKSNKATKKAMWDWKQQLFAEAASDSALLPLANLKVIYGEAPAPQPGHGSGYTKYQLLSRTHC, encoded by the exons ATGGAGGCGGCGAACAGGGCGTTGGCCTCTCTCACGAAAGTTGCGAACAACGACATCGTCATCGACGTGTGCTTGGTGGGCGCCTTCGCGGCCCTGTGCGGGAGATCGGTGCACCAGCAGAAGTACATCGAGGCCCTCGAGGCCGAGAAGGACTCGCTCGTCAAGTCGAACAAGGCCACGAAGAAGGCCATGTGGGATTGGAAGCAGCAGCTGTTCGCGGAAGCCGCCTCCGATTCTGCTCTCCTTCCTCTTGCCAACCTCAAGGTCATCTACGGCGAAGCCCCGGCTCCGCAACCCG GCCATGGTTCTGGGTATACCAAGTATCAGTTGCTGTCTAGAACTCATTGCTAA
- the LOC115734813 gene encoding UDP-galactose transporter 1: MMEDGVLCEWSVFRSLLAIVQWWGFNVTVIIMNKWIFQKLDFKFPLTVSCVHFICSAIGAYLVIKVLKLKPLIVVDPEDRWRRIFPMSFVFCVNIVLGNVSLRYIPVSFMQTIKSFTPATTVVLQWLVWRKYFDWRIWASLIPIVGGILLTSVTELSFNMLGFCAALFGCLATSTKTILAESLLHGYKFDSINTVYYMAPFATMILAVPAILLEGPGVLLWLQTHTSIASSLIIIFSSGVLAFCLNFSIFYVIHSTTAVTFNVAGNLKVAVAVMVSWLIFRNPIAAMNAVGCAITLLGCTFYGYVRHMLSQQPPGTPRTPRTPRNRMELLPLVNDKLDDKV; the protein is encoded by the exons ATGATGGAGGACGGCGTGCTGTGCGAGTGGAGCGTGTTCAGATCTCTCCTCGCGATTGTCCAGTGGTGGGGCTTCAATGTCACCGTCATCATCATGAACAAGTGGATCTTCCAG AAATTGGATTTCAAGTTCCCTCTGACTGTTTCGTGTGTACACTTCATATGCTCGGCTATTGGAGCTTACCTGGTTATAAAAGTGCTGAAGCTCAAGCCTTTGATAGTTGTTGACCCTGAAGATCGCTGGAGACGAATTTTTCCCATGTCCTTTGTGTTCTGCGTAAACATTGTCCTTGGGAATGTGAGTTTACGTTATATCCCAGTTTCTTTCATGCAGACAATAAAGTCATTCACTCCTGCAACAACAG TTGTTTTGCAGTGGCTTGTGTGGAGAAAGTACTTTGACTGGCGTATTTGGGCTTCTTTGATACCAATCGTAGGGGGAATTCTCCTTACATCAGTTACAGAGCTTAGTTTCAACATGCTGGGGTTCTGTGCTGCCTTATTTGGTTGTCTTGCAACTTCCACAAAGACGATTCTCGCAGAATCCCTGTTGCATGGATACAAGTTTGACAG CATTAACACAGTATACTACATGGCACCTTTTGCAACCATGATCTTGGCTGTCCCGGCGATCCTTCTTGAAGGTCCTGGAGTTCTTCTCTGGCTTCAGACTCATACATCTATTGCCTCATCCCTCATCATTATTTTCAGTTCTGGAGTGTTGGCATTTTGCCTAAATTTCTCCATCTTTTACGTGATTCACTCAACAACTGCAGTAACATTTAATGTTGCCGGTAATCTCAAG GTTGCGGTCGCTGTCATGGTATCGTGGCTCATATTCCGGAATCCTATCGCGGCTATGAATGCTGTGGGGTGTGCAATAACGCTCTTGGGGTGCACTTTCTATGGTTACGTGCGGCACATGCTATCCCAACAGCCACCAGGGACTCCTCGGACTCCCCGTACCCCGCGAAATCGTATGGAGCTCCTACCCCTTGTAAATGATAAATTAGATGATAAAGTGTAA
- the LOC115734855 gene encoding uncharacterized protein LOC115734855 isoform X2, whose amino-acid sequence MEAANRALASLTKVANNDIVIDVCLVGAFAALCGRSVHQQKYIEALEAEKDSLVKSNKATKKAMWDWKQQLFAEAASDSALLPLANLKVIYGEAPAPQPGNTVGEDAKSPASKFVI is encoded by the exons ATGGAGGCGGCGAACAGGGCGTTGGCCTCTCTCACGAAAGTTGCGAACAACGACATCGTCATCGACGTGTGCTTGGTGGGCGCCTTCGCGGCCCTGTGCGGGAGATCGGTGCACCAGCAGAAGTACATCGAGGCCCTCGAGGCCGAGAAGGACTCGCTCGTCAAGTCGAACAAGGCCACGAAGAAGGCCATGTGGGATTGGAAGCAGCAGCTGTTCGCGGAAGCCGCCTCCGATTCTGCTCTCCTTCCTCTTGCCAACCTCAAGGTCATCTACGGCGAAGCCCCGGCTCCGCAACCCG GAAATACAGTGGGAGAAGATGCAAAATCCCCTGCCTCCAAGTTTGTCATCTGA